One stretch of Oncorhynchus keta strain PuntledgeMale-10-30-2019 chromosome 18, Oket_V2, whole genome shotgun sequence DNA includes these proteins:
- the LOC127909033 gene encoding uncharacterized protein LOC127909033 produces the protein MPKQDIVAYCLGGVLTLQYIVAYCVGGVLTLQYIVAYCLGGVLTLQYIVAYCVGGVLTLQYIVAYCLGGILTLQYIVAYWLGGVLTLQYIVTYCLGGVLTLQYIVAYCLGGVLTLQYILAYCLGGVLTLQYIVAYWLGGVLTLQYIVTYCLGGVLTLQYIVAYCLGGVLTLQYILAYCLGGVLTLQYIVAYCLGGVLTLQYIVAYCLGGVLTLQYIVAYCLGGVLTLQYIVAYCLGGVLTLQYIVAYCLGGVLTLQYIVAYCLGGVLTLQYIVEYCLGGVLTLQYIVTYCLGGVLTLQYIVAYCLGRVLILQYIVA, from the exons ATGCCCAAGCAGGAT ATTGTAGCATATTGTCTAGGTGGTGTTCTGACCCTACAGTATATTGTAGCATATTGTGTAGGTGGTGTTCTGACCCTACAGTATATTGTAGCATATTGTCTAGGAGGTGTTCTGACCCTACAGTATATTGTAGCATATTGTGTAGGTGGTGTTCTGACCCTACAGTATATTGTAGCATATTGTCTGGGTGGTATTCTGACCCTACAGTATATTGTAGCATATTGGCTAGGTGGTGTTCTGACCCTACAGTATATTGTAACATATTGTCTAGGTGGTGTTCTGACCCTACAGTATATTGTAGCATATTGTCTAGGTGGTGTTCTGACCCTACAGTATATTTTAGCATATTGTCTAGGTGGTGTTCTGACCCTACAGTATATTGTAGCATATTGGCTAGGTGGTGTTCTGACCCTACAGTATATTGTAACATATTGTCTAGGTGGTGTTCTGACCCTACAGTATATTGTAGCATATTGTCTAGGTGGTGTTCTGACCCTACAGTATATTTTAGCATATTGTCTAGGTGGTGTTCTGACCCTACAGTATATTGTAGCATATTGTCTAG GTGGTGTTCTGACCCTACAGTATATTGTAGCATATTGTCTAGGTGGTGTTCTGACCCTACAGTATATTGTAGCATATTGTCTAGGTGGTGTTCTGACCCTACAGTATATTGTAGCATATTGTCTAGGTGGTGTTCTGACCCTACAGTATATTGTAGCATATTGTCTAG GTGGTGTTCTGACCCTACAGTATATTGTAGCATATTGTCTAGGTGGTGTTCTGACCCTACAGTATATTGTAGAATATTGTCTAGGTGGTGTTCTGACCCTACAGTATATTGTAACATATTGTCTAGGTGGTGTTCTGACCCTACAGTATATTGTAGCATATTGTCTGGGTCGAGTTCTAATCCTTCAGTATATTGTAGCCTAG